One Natrinema salaciae genomic region harbors:
- a CDS encoding GAF domain-containing protein: MNGDGASPRPRTVLYVAATETAASDGAAALERVASGPARSVHGLTADERVRNWAPDADCVVFAETPTTAAGSTLLEVVDASGSTPVVLFTDASFAPTAARSTDGVDGYVRRDTADAVAHLADEIEWVCSRPETTGGDDPESDADRETDAIAMTGERAVSNADATGRILESLPDLVACRDRDGLFELLVETAADALEREHCWFSTVHFGELKPRVTAPAISDGDLEPVSRDGTLGETLRTGEPLRLDELAADERLTAPLEGVESLCCVPVGDVGILQIAAEEPAAFDETDCELLAAWCRSAAAVLERMDREASRHAERDQLRGERDRLRAQRNRLATERDRLADERERFRTLFANVPEPAVRYELDDGRPIVRSVNDTFAEVFGTDPETIVGEPVDEGTVPPGLEQRRATLLESLRAGERRQLVSRRETVDGVREFLLTLVPVEAGTSGDGAGYNPEGLIVYSDVTEANRRERELAAVEDRLERIADLVDENVRTPLNVARGYLELAAETGDPEHFAEIDDAQERLRDHVDQLISIARRDDVLVDTEPVAIHDVARRAWVAVDTDDARLVTRAANDRVLAADKARLRELFEHLFGAVTEGPGENGVAEADGNGTFGSDDATPVVTVGATDDGFYVARREPDGAAVNSGLETDPVPGQLAAADGTGFGLGTVERIADAHGWNVGVAADDDRVAFAFRGVDDGDRA; encoded by the coding sequence TTGAACGGCGACGGAGCGAGTCCGCGACCGCGAACGGTGCTCTACGTGGCCGCCACCGAGACGGCCGCCAGCGACGGCGCTGCGGCGCTCGAACGGGTGGCGTCCGGACCGGCGCGCTCGGTACACGGTCTCACCGCGGACGAGCGGGTTCGCAACTGGGCACCCGACGCCGACTGCGTCGTCTTCGCCGAGACGCCGACGACGGCGGCCGGCTCCACGCTGCTCGAGGTGGTCGACGCCAGCGGCTCGACGCCGGTCGTTCTCTTCACCGACGCGTCGTTCGCGCCGACGGCAGCGCGCTCGACGGACGGCGTCGACGGCTACGTCCGCCGCGATACCGCCGACGCCGTCGCACATCTCGCGGACGAGATCGAGTGGGTCTGTAGCCGCCCCGAGACGACGGGCGGCGACGACCCCGAATCGGATGCCGACCGCGAGACCGACGCGATCGCGATGACCGGCGAGCGAGCGGTGTCGAACGCCGATGCCACCGGTCGGATACTCGAGTCGCTCCCCGACCTGGTCGCCTGTCGGGATCGCGACGGACTCTTCGAGCTGCTGGTCGAGACTGCGGCCGACGCCCTCGAACGCGAGCACTGCTGGTTCTCGACGGTCCACTTCGGGGAGCTCAAGCCGCGGGTGACCGCACCGGCGATTTCGGACGGCGATCTCGAGCCGGTGTCTCGCGACGGCACGCTCGGCGAGACGCTGCGAACGGGCGAACCGCTCCGTCTCGACGAACTCGCAGCGGACGAGCGACTGACGGCACCGCTCGAGGGGGTCGAATCGCTGTGCTGTGTCCCCGTCGGCGACGTCGGTATCCTGCAGATCGCCGCCGAGGAACCGGCCGCGTTCGACGAGACCGACTGCGAGCTACTGGCCGCGTGGTGCCGGTCCGCCGCCGCGGTCCTCGAGCGGATGGACCGCGAGGCGAGCCGCCACGCGGAACGTGATCAGCTACGCGGGGAGCGGGACCGACTGCGGGCGCAACGAAACCGCCTGGCGACCGAACGCGATCGGCTCGCGGACGAACGCGAACGCTTCCGGACCCTGTTCGCGAACGTGCCGGAACCGGCGGTCAGATACGAACTCGACGACGGTCGACCGATCGTCCGAAGCGTCAACGACACCTTCGCCGAGGTCTTCGGCACCGACCCCGAGACGATCGTCGGCGAGCCCGTCGACGAGGGGACCGTGCCGCCGGGCCTCGAGCAGCGGCGGGCGACGCTGCTCGAGTCGCTGCGGGCGGGCGAACGACGGCAGCTGGTCAGTCGCCGGGAAACGGTCGACGGCGTCCGCGAGTTCCTCCTCACGCTGGTTCCGGTCGAAGCGGGTACGAGCGGCGACGGGGCCGGCTACAACCCCGAGGGACTGATCGTCTACAGCGACGTCACCGAGGCGAACCGCCGCGAACGGGAACTCGCCGCGGTCGAAGATCGGCTCGAGCGGATCGCAGATCTGGTCGACGAGAACGTACGAACGCCGTTGAACGTCGCCCGGGGATACCTCGAACTCGCCGCGGAAACCGGCGACCCCGAGCACTTCGCGGAGATCGACGACGCACAGGAGCGGCTGCGGGACCACGTCGATCAGCTGATCTCGATCGCCCGACGGGACGACGTGCTCGTCGACACCGAACCCGTCGCCATCCACGACGTCGCACGGCGGGCCTGGGTCGCCGTCGACACCGACGACGCGCGCCTCGTCACGCGGGCGGCGAACGATCGCGTGCTCGCGGCCGACAAAGCGCGGCTCCGGGAACTGTTCGAACACCTGTTCGGAGCCGTAACCGAGGGCCCGGGCGAGAACGGTGTGGCCGAGGCGGACGGGAACGGGACGTTCGGGTCGGACGATGCGACCCCGGTGGTCACCGTCGGGGCGACCGACGACGGCTTCTACGTCGCTCGACGCGAGCCCGACGGCGCGGCTGTCAACAGCGGTCTCGAGACGGACCCGGTCCCCGGCCAACTGGCCGCGGCCGACGGCACCGGCTTCGGGCTCGGCACCGTCGAACGGATCGCCGACGCACACGGCTGGAACGTCGGCGTCGCAGCGGACGACGACCGCGTCGCCTTCGCGTTCCGCGGCGTGGACGACGGCGATCGGGCCTGA
- the alaS gene encoding alanine--tRNA ligase, with protein sequence MSELEEEYRLEYFEEEGFERKECPKCGAHFWTRDESRVTCGEPPCEEYGFIDNSGFDDSYNLGEMREAFLSYFEANEHERIEPYPVAANRWRDDVLLTQASIYDFQPLVTSGETPPPANPLCVSQPCIRMQDIDNVGKTGRHTMAFEMMAHHAFNTREDVDEDAYAYHGEVYWKDHTVELCDGFFESMGVDLEEVVYIEDPWVGGGNAGPAIEVIYRGVELATLVFMSMEQDPDGEYEMKDGNRYSPMDTYIVDTGYGLERWTWVSQGTPTVYEAVYPDMIAFLKENAGLEHTDEQEALVHRTAKLAGHMDIDEADDMETARGEIAAELDVDAAELEELMEPLEDIYAIADHCRTLAYMLGDGIVPSNVGTGYLARMVLRRTKRLCDTVGVDAPLDELVDMQAERLDYENRDTIRDIVRTEVEKYRETLERGGRRVETLAEEYAKKGEPIPTDELIELYDSHGIQPDMVAEIAEDTGATVEVPDDFYSLVAKRHDTPEAVPEAEEDEDERFEDLPETEKLYYDDQQRTQFEAVVLDVFERDEGYDVVLDQTMFYPEGGGQPADTGTLSTDDTTVEVTDVQIEDGVICHRTGEDPGKGEFVNGQVDGSRRRQLMRHHTATHIVIHAARQVLGEHIRQAGAQKGVESSRIDVRHYDRIARDDVKTIEKRANEIVMDNTAVSQEWPDRHDAEAEHGFDLYQGGIPPGEQIRLIHVDEDVQACGGTHVARTGDIGTIKVLNTERVQDGVERITFAAGEAAIEATQRKEDALYEAAEILDVSPEDVPDTAERFFEEWKARGKEIEDLTEQLAEARTGGGGGGEEVEVGDTTAVVQRLDADMDELRATANALVEGGKIAVLGSGESGAQFVVAVPDDVGVNAGDVVGELASKVGGGGGGPPDFAQGGGPDTEALDDALEDAPDVLRQVLNA encoded by the coding sequence ATGAGCGAACTAGAGGAGGAGTACCGCCTCGAGTACTTCGAGGAGGAAGGATTCGAGCGCAAGGAGTGTCCGAAGTGTGGCGCTCACTTCTGGACGCGCGACGAGAGCAGGGTAACCTGCGGTGAGCCACCCTGCGAGGAGTACGGCTTCATCGACAACTCGGGATTCGACGACTCGTACAATCTCGGGGAGATGCGCGAGGCCTTTCTCTCTTACTTCGAGGCCAACGAACACGAGCGAATCGAGCCCTATCCCGTCGCGGCGAACCGCTGGCGAGACGACGTCCTGCTGACGCAGGCGTCGATCTACGACTTCCAGCCCCTGGTGACGAGCGGCGAGACGCCCCCGCCGGCGAACCCGCTCTGCGTCTCCCAGCCCTGTATTCGAATGCAGGACATCGACAACGTCGGCAAGACCGGTCGGCACACGATGGCCTTCGAGATGATGGCCCACCACGCGTTCAACACGCGCGAGGACGTCGACGAGGACGCCTACGCCTACCACGGCGAGGTCTACTGGAAGGACCACACCGTCGAACTCTGCGACGGCTTCTTCGAGTCGATGGGCGTCGACCTGGAGGAGGTCGTCTACATCGAGGACCCGTGGGTCGGCGGCGGGAACGCCGGGCCCGCCATCGAGGTCATCTACCGCGGCGTCGAACTCGCCACGCTCGTCTTCATGTCGATGGAGCAGGACCCCGACGGCGAGTACGAGATGAAAGACGGGAACCGCTACAGCCCGATGGACACCTACATCGTCGACACTGGTTACGGGCTCGAGCGGTGGACCTGGGTCTCCCAGGGGACGCCGACCGTCTACGAGGCGGTCTACCCCGACATGATCGCCTTCCTCAAGGAGAACGCGGGACTCGAGCACACCGACGAGCAGGAGGCGCTCGTCCACCGCACCGCGAAACTCGCGGGTCACATGGACATCGACGAAGCCGACGATATGGAGACCGCTCGCGGCGAAATCGCCGCCGAACTCGACGTCGACGCGGCGGAACTCGAGGAGCTGATGGAACCCCTCGAGGACATCTACGCGATCGCCGACCACTGCCGGACGCTGGCGTACATGCTCGGGGACGGCATCGTCCCCTCGAACGTCGGCACGGGCTATCTCGCGCGAATGGTCCTCCGGCGAACGAAGCGGCTCTGTGATACCGTCGGCGTCGACGCGCCGCTGGACGAACTCGTCGACATGCAGGCCGAGCGCCTCGACTACGAGAACCGCGACACGATCCGGGACATCGTCCGCACCGAGGTCGAGAAGTACCGCGAGACGCTCGAACGGGGCGGCCGCCGGGTCGAGACGCTGGCCGAGGAGTACGCGAAGAAAGGCGAGCCGATCCCGACCGACGAGCTGATCGAGCTCTACGACTCCCACGGCATTCAGCCGGATATGGTCGCGGAGATCGCCGAAGACACGGGGGCAACGGTCGAGGTTCCCGACGACTTCTACAGCCTCGTCGCGAAGCGCCACGACACGCCCGAGGCGGTGCCGGAGGCCGAGGAGGACGAAGACGAGCGCTTCGAGGACCTCCCCGAGACGGAGAAACTCTACTACGACGATCAGCAACGCACCCAGTTCGAAGCGGTCGTTCTCGACGTCTTCGAGCGCGACGAGGGGTACGACGTCGTCCTCGACCAGACGATGTTCTATCCCGAGGGCGGTGGCCAGCCCGCGGACACGGGGACGCTCTCGACCGACGATACCACCGTCGAGGTCACGGACGTCCAGATCGAGGACGGCGTCATCTGCCACCGAACCGGCGAGGATCCCGGCAAGGGCGAGTTCGTCAACGGCCAGGTCGACGGCAGCCGCCGCCGACAACTCATGCGCCACCACACGGCGACTCACATCGTCATCCACGCCGCGCGACAGGTGCTCGGCGAGCACATCCGACAGGCCGGTGCCCAGAAAGGCGTCGAGAGCTCGCGGATCGACGTTCGCCACTACGACCGAATCGCTCGCGATGACGTCAAAACCATCGAGAAACGCGCCAACGAGATCGTGATGGACAACACCGCGGTCTCCCAGGAGTGGCCCGACCGCCACGACGCAGAGGCCGAACACGGTTTCGACCTCTACCAGGGCGGGATCCCGCCGGGCGAGCAGATCCGCCTGATCCACGTCGACGAGGACGTTCAGGCCTGCGGTGGCACCCACGTCGCCCGCACCGGCGACATCGGCACGATCAAGGTTCTCAACACCGAGCGCGTGCAGGACGGCGTCGAACGAATCACGTTCGCCGCCGGCGAGGCCGCGATCGAGGCGACCCAACGGAAAGAAGACGCGCTCTACGAGGCCGCCGAGATCCTGGACGTCTCGCCCGAAGACGTCCCCGACACCGCCGAACGGTTCTTCGAGGAGTGGAAGGCGCGAGGCAAGGAGATCGAGGACCTGACGGAACAGCTCGCCGAGGCCCGCACCGGCGGCGGTGGCGGCGGCGAGGAAGTCGAGGTCGGCGACACCACGGCCGTCGTCCAGCGCCTCGACGCCGACATGGACGAGCTGCGCGCCACGGCGAACGCCCTCGTCGAGGGCGGCAAGATCGCCGTCCTCGGCAGCGGCGAGAGCGGTGCCCAGTTCGTCGTCGCCGTGCCCGACGACGTCGGCGTCAACGCCGGCGACGTCGTCGGCGAACTCGCCTCGAAGGTCGGCGGCGGCGGCGGCGGCCCGCCGGACTTCGCGCAGGGCGGCGGCCCCGACACCGAGGCGCTCGACGACGCGCTCGAGGACGCCCCCGACGTGTTGCGGCAGGTGCTGAACGCCTGA